A region from the Pseudonocardia petroleophila genome encodes:
- the hemW gene encoding radical SAM family heme chaperone HemW, with amino-acid sequence MPPPFGIYVHVPFCAARCGYCDFNTYTASELDGSGASPDGWLAAVRSELEIAAAAVGERAVDTVFVGGGTPSLIGAERLGEVLGAVRDAFGLAPGAEVTTESNPESTSPEFFAGLVAAGFTRVSLGMQSAAPHVLRVLDRRHTPGRAVEAAREARAAGLAHVNLDLIYATPGETDDDLRASLDAVLDAGVDHVSAYALIVEDGTALARRVARGELPAPDDDVAAARYELIDDRLSAAGLGWYEVSNWASAPEAQCRHNLGYWLDGDWWGLGPGAHSHLAGSRWWNVKHPARYAAAVAEGSAEAGREELTDPERHTERVMLRLRLRSGLPLDLLDAPGRAAADRAAADGLLELDGGVAVLTRRGRLLADGVVHALLAAAPV; translated from the coding sequence GTGCCGCCTCCGTTCGGGATCTACGTCCACGTGCCGTTCTGCGCGGCGCGCTGCGGCTACTGCGACTTCAACACCTACACCGCCTCCGAGCTCGACGGGTCCGGCGCGTCCCCGGACGGCTGGCTCGCCGCCGTGCGCAGCGAGCTGGAGATCGCCGCGGCCGCGGTGGGGGAGCGGGCCGTCGACACCGTGTTCGTCGGCGGCGGCACGCCGTCGCTGATCGGGGCGGAGCGCCTCGGCGAGGTGCTGGGGGCGGTCCGGGACGCGTTCGGGCTGGCGCCCGGCGCCGAGGTCACGACCGAGTCCAACCCGGAGTCGACGTCGCCGGAGTTCTTCGCCGGGCTGGTCGCGGCCGGGTTCACCCGGGTGTCGCTGGGCATGCAGTCCGCCGCGCCGCACGTGCTGCGCGTGCTGGACCGCCGGCACACCCCCGGCCGGGCCGTCGAGGCGGCGCGGGAGGCGCGGGCCGCCGGGCTCGCGCACGTCAACCTCGACCTCATCTACGCCACCCCCGGCGAGACCGACGACGACCTGCGCGCCTCACTGGACGCCGTCCTCGACGCGGGGGTCGACCACGTCTCGGCGTACGCGCTGATCGTCGAGGACGGCACCGCGCTGGCCCGCCGGGTCGCCCGCGGCGAGCTGCCCGCCCCCGACGACGACGTGGCGGCCGCCCGCTACGAGCTGATCGACGACCGTCTCTCCGCCGCCGGCCTGGGCTGGTACGAGGTGTCGAACTGGGCGTCCGCCCCGGAGGCGCAGTGCCGCCACAACCTCGGCTACTGGCTCGACGGCGACTGGTGGGGACTCGGCCCGGGGGCCCACTCGCACCTGGCGGGGTCGCGCTGGTGGAACGTCAAGCACCCCGCCCGGTACGCCGCCGCCGTGGCGGAGGGGTCGGCCGAGGCCGGCCGCGAGGAGCTCACGGACCCCGAGCGGCACACCGAGCGCGTGATGCTGCGCCTGCGCCTGCGCTCGGGCCTGCCCCTGGACCTCCTCGACGCCCCCGGCCGCGCCGCCGCCGACCGCGCCGCCGCCGACGGCCTGCTCGAGCTGGACGGCGGCGTCGCGGTCCTGACCCGCCGCGGCCGGCTGCTGGCCGACGGCGTCGTGCACGCCCTGCTCGCCGCGGCCCCGGTGTGA
- the dnaJ gene encoding molecular chaperone DnaJ, with product MARDYYAILGVSSDAGTDEIKRAYRRLARELHPDVNPDPGAQERFAEVGAAYEVLSDPEKRRIVDLGGDPLGNGGGGGGAGDFGAFGFGDIMDAFFGGQGGGGRGRGPRSRVQPGADALIRMQLTLEECAVGVTRDLAVETALLCTECTGSGCAPGSAPTRCDICAGRGEVQSVQRSFLGQVVTSRVCPNCRGFGEVIPDPCHQCGGDGRVRSRRTVGVRIPAGVADGMRVRLAGQGEVGSGGGPAGDLYVEVDEEPHELFTRDGADLHCTVKLPMTAAALGTALPLPTLDGTHEITIEPGTQTGAVRTLRGKGMPRLRSTGRVDGHGDLMVHVDVVVPTNLTKEQSELLRQLAALRGEEQPGVGSGRNGHGLFGRLRDSFGR from the coding sequence GTGGCACGGGACTACTACGCGATTCTGGGTGTCTCGAGCGACGCCGGAACCGACGAGATCAAGCGGGCCTACCGCAGGCTCGCCCGCGAGCTGCACCCCGACGTCAACCCGGACCCGGGGGCGCAGGAGCGCTTCGCCGAGGTCGGGGCGGCCTACGAGGTGCTGTCCGATCCGGAGAAGCGGCGCATCGTCGACCTCGGCGGCGACCCCCTGGGCAACGGCGGTGGGGGCGGCGGCGCGGGCGACTTCGGGGCGTTCGGCTTCGGCGACATCATGGACGCCTTCTTCGGCGGCCAGGGCGGCGGCGGGCGGGGCCGCGGGCCGCGCAGCCGCGTGCAGCCCGGCGCCGACGCGCTGATCCGGATGCAGCTGACGCTCGAGGAGTGCGCGGTCGGCGTCACCCGCGACCTCGCCGTCGAGACGGCCCTGCTGTGCACCGAGTGCACGGGGTCCGGCTGCGCGCCCGGCAGCGCGCCCACCCGCTGCGACATCTGCGCGGGCCGCGGCGAGGTGCAGAGCGTGCAGCGCTCGTTCCTGGGTCAAGTCGTCACGTCGCGGGTGTGCCCGAACTGCCGCGGGTTCGGCGAGGTCATCCCGGACCCGTGCCACCAGTGCGGCGGCGACGGGCGGGTGCGCTCGCGCCGCACCGTCGGTGTCCGCATCCCCGCCGGCGTGGCCGACGGCATGCGCGTGCGGCTGGCCGGGCAGGGCGAGGTCGGCTCGGGCGGCGGCCCGGCCGGCGACCTGTACGTCGAGGTCGACGAGGAGCCGCACGAGCTGTTCACGCGCGACGGCGCCGACCTGCACTGCACCGTCAAGCTCCCGATGACCGCGGCCGCGCTGGGCACCGCGCTCCCGCTGCCGACCCTCGACGGGACCCACGAGATCACCATCGAGCCCGGCACCCAGACCGGCGCCGTGCGCACGCTGCGCGGCAAGGGCATGCCCCGGCTGCGCTCCACCGGCCGCGTCGACGGGCACGGCGACCTCATGGTCCACGTCGACGTCGTGGTGCCGACCAACCTCACCAAGGAGCAGAGCGAGCTGCTGCGCCAGCTCGCCGCGCTGCGCGGCGAGGAGCAGCCCGGGGTCGGCTCGGGCCGCAACGGCCACGGCCTGTTCGGGCGGTTGCGCGACTCGTTCGGCCGATGA
- a CDS encoding ABC transporter ATP-binding protein, which produces MIRTTGLTKRYGRVTAVDGVDLHVPPGVRFGLLGPNGSGKTTLVRMLLGLVHPTAGSVELLGAAMPRHAASVLPRVGALVENPASWAHLSGRANLRLLDAAGSGGRRRDRRRRVEEALERVGLGGVDRRPVRAYSLGMRQRLGIAAALLRSPELLLLDEPTNGLDPRGIGEMRELLTALNAAGTTVVLSSHLLTEVEALCTRVGVMDAGRLVLTEDLAALRTPTGLVVLRTRDPARAVDVLGRAVVARSGDTVTVRADDPAALNAHLVSSGVAVAELAAQRRSLEQVVLELTGPGADRVDPGRADRAGPPHQGDAVPVRGGVR; this is translated from the coding sequence ATGATCCGCACCACCGGCCTGACCAAGCGCTACGGCCGCGTCACCGCCGTCGACGGCGTCGACCTGCACGTCCCTCCCGGCGTCCGCTTCGGCCTGCTCGGGCCCAACGGCTCCGGCAAGACCACGCTCGTGCGGATGCTGCTCGGCCTCGTCCACCCCACCGCCGGGTCGGTCGAGCTGCTCGGCGCCGCCATGCCGCGGCACGCCGCGTCGGTGCTCCCGCGCGTCGGCGCGCTGGTGGAGAACCCGGCGTCGTGGGCGCACCTGTCCGGGCGCGCCAACCTGCGCCTGCTCGACGCCGCGGGCTCCGGCGGGCGGCGCCGCGACCGGCGCAGGCGCGTCGAGGAGGCGCTGGAGCGGGTCGGGCTCGGCGGCGTCGACCGGCGGCCCGTCCGCGCCTACTCCCTGGGCATGCGCCAGCGTCTCGGCATCGCCGCCGCGCTGCTGCGCTCCCCCGAACTGCTGCTGCTCGACGAGCCCACCAACGGCCTCGACCCCCGCGGGATCGGCGAGATGCGCGAGCTGCTCACCGCGCTGAACGCCGCCGGGACGACCGTCGTGCTCTCCTCGCACCTGCTGACGGAGGTGGAGGCGCTGTGCACGCGGGTCGGGGTGATGGACGCCGGGCGGCTGGTGCTCACCGAGGACCTCGCCGCGCTGCGCACCCCCACCGGCCTGGTCGTGCTGCGCACCCGCGACCCGGCGCGGGCGGTGGACGTGCTGGGCCGCGCAGTCGTCGCGCGCTCCGGCGACACGGTGACGGTGCGCGCCGACGACCCGGCCGCGCTCAACGCCCACCTGGTCTCCTCGGGCGTCGCGGTCGCGGAGCTGGCGGCCCAGCGGCGCAGCCTGGAGCAGGTGGTGCTGGAGCTGACCGGGCCCGGCGCGGACCGGGTGGACCCGGGCCGCGCCGACCGGGCCGGCCCGCCGCACCAGGGGGACGCCGTCCCGGTCCGCGGAGGCGTGCGGTGA
- a CDS encoding 16S rRNA (uracil(1498)-N(3))-methyltransferase produces the protein MSTAPLFLVDALPADGVVVLDGAEGRHASTVRRIRVGEVVQLADGVGGLAHGVVDGVGRDRVDVRITARRVSAAPAPRVLLAQALVKGDRGELAVELSTEAGVDGVLPWRAARCVARWEDGPRGDKALARWRSTAREAAKQARRPWLPVVEDPVGTPALLRRVADVACTLVLHEAATATLASVPLPPDGDVLLVVGPEGGITDDELGALVAAGARPVRLGPEVLRASTAAAVALGALGVLTGRWTPLHPG, from the coding sequence GTGAGCACCGCCCCGCTCTTCCTGGTCGACGCGCTGCCGGCCGACGGGGTCGTCGTGCTCGACGGCGCCGAGGGGCGGCACGCCTCGACGGTCAGGCGGATCCGGGTCGGGGAGGTCGTGCAGCTCGCCGACGGCGTCGGGGGGCTGGCCCACGGCGTCGTCGACGGGGTGGGGCGCGACCGCGTCGACGTGCGGATCACCGCGCGGCGGGTGTCCGCCGCGCCCGCGCCGCGGGTGCTGCTCGCGCAGGCGCTGGTCAAGGGCGACCGCGGGGAGCTGGCCGTCGAGCTTTCCACCGAGGCGGGCGTCGACGGGGTGCTGCCCTGGCGCGCGGCGCGCTGCGTCGCCCGCTGGGAGGACGGACCGCGCGGCGACAAGGCGCTCGCCCGCTGGCGCAGCACCGCCCGCGAGGCGGCGAAGCAGGCGCGGCGGCCGTGGCTGCCGGTCGTCGAGGATCCGGTCGGGACGCCGGCGCTGCTCCGGCGCGTCGCGGACGTCGCCTGCACGCTCGTGCTGCACGAGGCGGCCACCGCGACGCTGGCCTCCGTGCCGCTCCCGCCCGACGGTGACGTGCTGCTCGTCGTCGGCCCGGAGGGCGGGATCACCGACGACGAGCTGGGCGCGCTCGTCGCGGCGGGGGCCCGGCCCGTCCGGCTCGGCCCGGAGGTGCTGCGCGCCTCGACCGCCGCCGCCGTGGCCCTGGGTGCGCTCGGGGTCCTCACCGGCCGCTGGACCCCTCTCCACCCGGGCTGA
- a CDS encoding alpha/beta hydrolase family protein, producing the protein MPRRRLLSGLALLLPALAACSTGPVPGEGTGEPLRLDYGPDPSQFGELTLPAGDGPAPVVMVVHGGFWRSSFGLELGRPLAVDLANHGFAAWNVEYRRVGNGGGWTATFDDVAAALDRLADADPRLDLERVVAVGHSAGGHLVAWLAARPGLPAGAPGAGPAVRLRGAVSQAGVLDLVDAVEQGVGGAAVTDLMGGGPREVPDRYAVGSPVARVPIGVPVVCVHGTADGNVPIRQSERFTAASGDELVTLPGVDHFAVIDPSTDAWRACRDAATRLAG; encoded by the coding sequence GTGCCCCGCCGCCGACTGCTCTCCGGTCTCGCCCTGCTGCTGCCCGCGCTGGCCGCCTGCTCCACCGGGCCGGTGCCGGGGGAGGGGACCGGTGAGCCGCTGCGCCTGGACTACGGCCCCGACCCCAGCCAGTTCGGCGAGCTGACGCTGCCGGCGGGCGACGGCCCGGCCCCGGTCGTGATGGTCGTGCACGGCGGGTTCTGGCGGAGCTCCTTCGGCCTGGAGCTGGGCCGCCCGCTGGCGGTCGACCTGGCGAACCACGGGTTCGCCGCCTGGAACGTCGAGTACCGCCGCGTCGGGAACGGGGGCGGCTGGACGGCCACCTTCGACGACGTCGCCGCCGCGCTGGACCGCCTGGCCGACGCCGACCCGCGGCTGGACCTGGAGCGGGTCGTCGCCGTCGGGCACTCCGCGGGCGGGCACCTCGTCGCGTGGCTGGCGGCGCGGCCGGGCCTGCCCGCCGGGGCACCCGGGGCGGGGCCGGCGGTGCGGCTGCGCGGGGCCGTCAGCCAGGCCGGGGTGCTCGACCTGGTCGACGCCGTGGAGCAGGGCGTCGGCGGGGCGGCGGTGACCGACCTGATGGGCGGCGGGCCGCGGGAGGTCCCCGACCGGTACGCGGTGGGGTCGCCGGTCGCGCGGGTGCCGATCGGGGTGCCGGTCGTGTGCGTGCACGGCACCGCCGACGGCAACGTGCCGATCCGGCAGAGCGAGCGGTTCACGGCGGCGTCGGGCGACGAGCTCGTGACGCTGCCCGGCGTGGACCACTTCGCCGTCATCGACCCCTCGACCGACGCGTGGCGCGCCTGCCGCGACGCGGCTACCCGGCTGGCCGGTTGA
- a CDS encoding esterase/lipase family protein, whose amino-acid sequence MSPRRRVLVLVAALLVVLGAVGVAVGVLSGRGPAVDPDSRPAQDVPGPVLLVPGYGGNSAALGALAERIAATGRAARVLQLPGDGTGDLSAQVRVLDDAVDAELAAGAPSVDVVGYSAGGVVTGLWVARDDGAAKARRVVTLGSPLGGTSLAGAGAAALPDACPPACRQIAPGSAELAELAAARVGTLVPWLSVWSADDEVVTPPDTARLPGATNVQLQDVCAGAVVGHGELPTDARVAGLVLDALGPGPVEVAGCPSS is encoded by the coding sequence GTGAGCCCGCGGAGGCGGGTGCTGGTGCTCGTGGCGGCGCTGCTCGTCGTGCTGGGGGCGGTGGGGGTCGCGGTCGGGGTGCTGTCCGGGCGCGGGCCCGCGGTCGACCCGGACTCCCGGCCCGCCCAGGACGTGCCCGGGCCGGTGCTGCTCGTGCCGGGCTACGGCGGGAACTCCGCGGCGCTGGGCGCGCTCGCGGAGCGCATCGCCGCGACCGGCCGCGCGGCGCGGGTCCTGCAGCTCCCCGGCGACGGCACCGGTGACCTGTCGGCGCAGGTCCGCGTGCTCGACGACGCCGTCGACGCCGAGCTGGCCGCGGGCGCGCCGTCCGTCGACGTCGTCGGGTACTCGGCGGGCGGGGTCGTCACGGGGCTGTGGGTCGCCCGCGACGACGGCGCGGCGAAGGCCCGGCGCGTCGTGACGCTCGGCTCGCCCCTGGGCGGCACCTCGCTGGCCGGGGCGGGGGCCGCCGCCCTCCCGGACGCCTGCCCTCCCGCCTGCCGCCAGATCGCGCCGGGCAGCGCCGAGCTGGCGGAGCTGGCCGCGGCCCGGGTCGGGACGCTGGTGCCGTGGCTGTCGGTGTGGTCCGCCGACGACGAGGTCGTCACCCCGCCCGACACCGCGCGGCTGCCCGGCGCCACGAACGTGCAGCTCCAGGACGTGTGCGCGGGGGCCGTCGTCGGGCACGGGGAGCTGCCCACCGACGCGCGGGTGGCCGGGCTGGTGCTCGACGCGCTGGGCCCCGGCCCCGTCGAGGTGGCGGGCTGCCCTAGCTCGTGA
- a CDS encoding alpha/beta fold hydrolase, with protein sequence MTPLVPGRARLPDGRALATLEGGAGGPLVVFESGAGICLPVWRPVQRIVAAHTRTLSYDRAGYGTSDDGPRPRTVPALVADLRGLLDAVSPGTPVVLAGVSFAAVLLRALAAVAPDRVAGMVLADPTTSALVPPSMMPFVRTSFALIAGLSRVGAHGPLARAALGPGLAALVPGDGRDGLLAAVAEGRNWRAGNAEVRDADPRMRVLPRLERAGLPDVPVTTVVGSRPDRGERRRRAAQVAFTAAEAARHPHGRAVASPGSSHFVPWQEPELLAREIVDLVHGLR encoded by the coding sequence GTGACGCCCCTCGTCCCCGGCCGCGCACGGCTCCCCGACGGCCGTGCCCTGGCCACCCTGGAGGGCGGCGCGGGCGGGCCGCTGGTCGTGTTCGAGTCCGGCGCGGGGATCTGCCTGCCGGTGTGGCGGCCGGTGCAGCGGATCGTCGCCGCGCACACCCGCACGCTGTCCTACGACCGGGCCGGCTACGGGACGAGCGACGACGGGCCGCGCCCCCGGACCGTCCCGGCGCTCGTCGCGGACCTGCGCGGGCTGCTCGACGCCGTCAGCCCCGGCACCCCGGTCGTGCTGGCCGGGGTCAGCTTCGCAGCGGTGCTGCTGCGGGCGCTCGCCGCCGTCGCGCCGGACCGCGTCGCCGGGATGGTGCTCGCCGACCCGACGACGAGTGCACTCGTCCCGCCGTCGATGATGCCGTTCGTCCGGACGTCGTTCGCGCTGATCGCAGGCCTGTCCCGGGTCGGGGCGCACGGCCCGCTCGCTCGCGCCGCCCTCGGGCCCGGCCTCGCGGCGCTCGTCCCGGGGGACGGGCGCGACGGGCTGCTCGCGGCGGTCGCGGAGGGCCGCAACTGGCGCGCCGGGAACGCCGAGGTGCGCGACGCCGACCCGCGGATGCGGGTGCTGCCGCGGCTGGAGCGGGCCGGCCTGCCCGACGTCCCGGTGACGACCGTCGTGGGGTCGCGGCCCGACCGGGGCGAGCGCCGCCGTCGCGCCGCGCAGGTCGCGTTCACCGCCGCGGAGGCGGCCCGCCACCCCCACGGCCGGGCCGTCGCGTCGCCGGGCAGCAGCCACTTCGTGCCGTGGCAGGAACCGGAGCTGCTGGCCCGCGAGATCGTCGACCTGGTGCACGGGCTGCGGTAG
- a CDS encoding sigma-E factor regulatory protein RseB domain-containing protein — protein sequence MAVPRFSRRWLLVGAGAAALVGAGVLPRPVGAVADEPPDALRERVLAASAGPYVGYAESSARLGLPQLPQLESAVALLTGTTRIRAFVASPERFRVDELTAVGERGTYRLDGREYGWDFDADQLTGITGTAPLRLPRAADLLPPELARRLLRLAPGDPVTTVPPRRVAGRTAAGLRLVPSDPDTTIGRVDVWADADTGLPLRVDVAPRDGEPLLTTAFTEVDTRAPDDADLLPGLPPGAGFVSADAAEIAGALRQLDAPEPPEVLAGRARVPLTATPGSELPGVGLYGTGPAGFALFPVSREIADRAVDGAALAGATAVEAGRGRAVVLGTPLLTLGVLARGRRGTLLIGTVAADQLQQALLELPDRRRQ from the coding sequence GTGGCCGTCCCCCGCTTCTCCCGCCGCTGGCTGCTCGTCGGCGCCGGGGCCGCCGCGCTCGTGGGCGCCGGGGTGCTGCCGCGGCCGGTCGGGGCCGTCGCCGACGAGCCGCCCGACGCCCTGCGCGAGCGGGTCCTCGCCGCGTCGGCCGGCCCCTACGTCGGCTACGCCGAGAGCAGCGCGCGGCTCGGGCTGCCGCAGCTCCCGCAGCTGGAGTCGGCCGTCGCGCTGCTCACCGGCACCACGCGGATCCGGGCGTTCGTCGCGTCGCCGGAGCGGTTCCGGGTCGACGAGCTGACCGCGGTCGGCGAGCGCGGCACCTACCGCCTCGACGGGCGCGAGTACGGCTGGGACTTCGACGCCGACCAGCTCACCGGCATCACCGGCACCGCCCCGCTGCGCCTGCCGCGGGCCGCCGACCTGCTGCCGCCCGAGCTGGCCCGGCGGCTGCTGCGCCTCGCCCCGGGCGACCCGGTGACGACGGTCCCGCCCCGCCGCGTCGCCGGGCGGACCGCGGCCGGGCTGCGGCTCGTGCCGTCCGACCCGGACACCACCATCGGCCGCGTCGACGTGTGGGCCGACGCCGACACCGGCCTTCCCCTGCGGGTCGACGTGGCCCCGCGGGACGGGGAGCCGCTGCTCACCACGGCGTTCACCGAGGTCGACACCCGCGCCCCCGACGACGCGGACCTGCTCCCCGGCCTCCCGCCCGGCGCGGGGTTCGTCAGCGCCGACGCCGCCGAGATCGCCGGGGCCCTGCGCCAGCTCGACGCCCCGGAGCCGCCGGAGGTCCTCGCCGGCCGCGCCCGCGTCCCGCTCACCGCGACCCCCGGCTCGGAGCTGCCCGGCGTCGGGCTCTACGGCACCGGGCCCGCCGGGTTCGCGCTGTTCCCGGTGAGCCGTGAGATCGCCGACCGCGCCGTCGACGGGGCCGCGCTGGCGGGGGCCACCGCGGTGGAGGCCGGGCGCGGGCGGGCCGTCGTACTCGGCACCCCGCTGCTGACGCTCGGCGTGCTGGCCCGCGGCAGGCGCGGGACCCTGCTCATCGGCACCGTCGCCGCCGACCAGCTCCAGCAGGCGCTGCTGGAGCTCCCCGACCGAAGGCGGCAGTAG
- a CDS encoding ASCH domain-containing protein: protein MLIRRSVLDAIVAGTVTQAFRRWSRARVRPGTMLRTAVGLVEVLAVDVVDEAQLTPEDAHRAGYASLERLREENARRDGTLFRVVLRPGGDDPRVALRSAADLSAEDRAAIDARLARMDRGRPWTAEVLALVAAHPGVRAPDLAARLGRETAPFKRDVRRLKELGLTESLPVGYRLSPRGRAYLHVRRAAEPMDVGPPDDLRGRRG from the coding sequence GTGCTGATCCGTCGATCGGTGCTCGACGCGATCGTGGCCGGCACCGTCACCCAGGCCTTCCGCCGCTGGTCACGCGCCCGCGTGCGCCCCGGGACGATGCTCCGCACGGCCGTCGGGCTGGTCGAGGTGCTCGCCGTCGACGTGGTGGACGAGGCGCAGCTCACGCCCGAGGACGCCCACCGGGCCGGGTACGCGTCGCTGGAGCGGCTGCGGGAGGAGAACGCGCGCCGCGACGGGACCCTGTTCCGCGTCGTGCTGCGGCCCGGCGGGGACGATCCGCGGGTCGCGCTGCGGTCCGCGGCCGACCTGTCCGCCGAGGACCGGGCCGCGATCGACGCCCGGCTGGCCCGGATGGACCGGGGCAGGCCGTGGACCGCCGAGGTCCTCGCCCTCGTCGCCGCGCACCCCGGCGTCCGCGCCCCCGACCTCGCCGCGCGCCTGGGCCGGGAGACGGCGCCGTTCAAGCGGGACGTCCGCAGGCTCAAGGAGCTGGGGCTGACCGAGAGCCTGCCGGTCGGCTACCGCCTCTCGCCGCGGGGCCGCGCGTACCTGCACGTGCGCCGGGCGGCGGAACCGATGGACGTCGGCCCGCCCGACGACCTGCGGGGCCGGCGCGGATGA
- a CDS encoding ABC transporter permease has translation MIGVELSLMFRRRRVWLCWALLCALPALIAALLAGTGIAPAPGQGGAFLSAVVSNGQLFPAAALAIVLPVFLPITVAVVSGDTVAGEANAGMLRYLLVRPVGRLRLLVAKLVSTAAFVLLAVLFVTVTAYVVGVAAFGFGPDAAAGGAGAVTSLSGTVLSPAQLAGRTLLTVGYLAVCMLAIGAIGLFFSTLTDSPLAAALGVLAVVVTSAALLPLEAADAIERFLPTTHWLAWIDLYRDPIAWSAVREGIGVQLAYVAVAFGAAWANFATKDVTS, from the coding sequence GTGATCGGGGTCGAGCTGTCGCTGATGTTCCGGCGCCGCCGCGTGTGGCTGTGCTGGGCGCTGCTCTGCGCCCTGCCCGCCCTGATCGCGGCCCTGCTCGCGGGCACCGGGATCGCACCCGCGCCGGGGCAGGGCGGGGCGTTCCTGTCCGCGGTGGTGAGCAACGGGCAGCTGTTCCCGGCCGCGGCGCTCGCGATCGTGCTGCCGGTGTTCCTGCCGATCACCGTCGCCGTCGTCTCCGGCGACACCGTGGCGGGCGAGGCGAACGCGGGCATGCTGCGCTACCTGCTGGTCCGGCCCGTCGGGCGGCTGCGGCTGCTGGTCGCGAAGCTCGTGTCGACGGCGGCGTTCGTGCTGCTCGCGGTGCTGTTCGTGACAGTGACGGCGTACGTCGTCGGGGTGGCGGCGTTCGGGTTCGGCCCCGACGCCGCGGCGGGCGGGGCGGGTGCGGTCACGTCGCTGTCCGGCACGGTGCTCAGCCCCGCGCAGCTGGCCGGGCGCACGCTGCTCACCGTCGGCTACCTCGCGGTCTGCATGCTCGCGATCGGCGCGATCGGGCTGTTCTTCTCCACGCTCACCGACTCCCCGCTCGCCGCGGCGCTGGGCGTCCTCGCCGTGGTGGTGACGAGCGCGGCCCTGCTCCCCCTGGAGGCCGCCGACGCGATCGAGCGGTTCCTGCCGACCACCCACTGGCTCGCCTGGATCGACCTCTACCGCGACCCGATCGCCTGGTCGGCGGTGCGCGAGGGGATCGGGGTGCAGCTCGCCTACGTCGCCGTCGCGTTCGGGGCGGCGTGGGCGAACTTCGCGACGAAGGACGTCACGAGCTAG
- the hrcA gene encoding heat-inducible transcriptional repressor HrcA, whose protein sequence is MNAEERRFAVLRAIVADYVSTQEPVGSKMIVERHNLGVSSATVRNDMAVLEEDGLIAQPHTSAGRVPTDKGYRLFVDRLTQVKPLSAAERRAVTAFLDGAVDLDDVMRRSVRLLAQLTRQVAVVQYPTLTRSTVRHCEVVSLTPARLMLVLITDSGRVDQRVVDLGQVLTDDDVARIRALLGASLTGRALAAASVAVADLPGTAPSDLRDVVTTIATVLIETLVEHPEERLVLGGTGNLTRNVADFPGSLRTVLEALEEQVVVLKLLASAQDPGTVTVRIGEENEAEEMRDTSVLSIGYGTGTVLGGMGVVGPTRMDYPGSIAAVHAVARYVGEILAGR, encoded by the coding sequence ATGAACGCCGAAGAGCGGCGGTTCGCCGTGCTCCGCGCGATCGTGGCCGACTACGTGTCCACGCAGGAGCCGGTCGGCTCCAAGATGATCGTGGAGCGGCACAACCTCGGGGTGTCGAGCGCCACGGTGCGCAACGACATGGCCGTGCTGGAGGAGGACGGGCTCATCGCCCAGCCGCACACCAGCGCGGGCCGGGTGCCCACCGACAAGGGCTACCGGCTCTTCGTCGACCGGTTGACGCAGGTCAAGCCGTTGAGCGCGGCCGAGCGCCGGGCCGTCACCGCGTTCCTGGACGGCGCGGTCGACCTCGACGACGTGATGCGGCGCAGCGTGCGGCTGCTCGCGCAGCTCACCCGGCAGGTCGCCGTCGTGCAGTACCCCACGCTGACGCGCTCCACCGTGCGGCACTGCGAGGTCGTCTCGCTCACCCCGGCCCGGCTGATGCTGGTGCTGATCACCGACTCCGGGCGCGTCGACCAGCGGGTCGTCGACCTCGGCCAGGTCCTCACCGACGACGACGTCGCCCGGATCCGGGCCCTGCTCGGCGCCTCGCTCACCGGGCGCGCGCTCGCGGCGGCGTCCGTCGCCGTCGCCGACCTCCCCGGCACGGCCCCCTCCGACCTGCGCGACGTCGTCACGACGATCGCGACGGTGCTCATCGAGACGCTCGTCGAGCACCCGGAGGAGCGGCTGGTGCTCGGCGGGACCGGCAACCTCACCCGCAACGTCGCCGACTTCCCCGGGTCCCTGCGCACCGTGCTGGAGGCGCTGGAGGAGCAGGTCGTCGTGCTCAAGCTGCTCGCCTCGGCGCAGGACCCGGGCACGGTCACCGTCCGGATCGGGGAGGAGAACGAGGCCGAGGAGATGCGCGACACCTCGGTGCTGTCCATCGGCTACGGGACGGGCACGGTACTGGGCGGAATGGGTGTGGTCGGACCCACCCGGATGGACTACCCCGGGAGCATCGCGGCGGTGCATGCCGTCGCCCGTTACGTGGGTGAGATCCTGGCGGGACGCTAG